Part of the Gemmatimonadota bacterium genome is shown below.
ACACCTGTCATACCAGCGTTTGTTGCGGCCGTGGCCCAACCTCTCCACCCACATCATCCCCCCGACAAGGCGGCCTGATGCATCACTTTGCCCTCTCAGTTGCGCTCCTCGCCCTGGCCTGTGGCCCCCTGACGGCCCAGAGCCCGGCCGACACGCCCCGCGCCCTGTTCAAGGCCCTGCTCGACCTCGAGCCCGACCCGGCACGGGGCGCCACCGTCACCAACCTGGTCCTCACCCGGGGCACCGGGACGATCACGCTGGAGAGCGGCACCCCTCTCGCTCGCCAGGCCGGTGGGCCGGTGAGCCGCGTGGTCGGCGCGATGTTCGTGGGCACGGGATCGTTCCGGTTCACCGCACCCACCGCCATCGAGCGCGGCCAGCTCGACCCGGCTGGTCGGTGACTCCACCGTCAGTGCCAAGATCAAGCGCGTCTTCTTCCTCTTCACCGACTCGACCCGCGCCGAGCTGGAGCGGAGCGTGAAGTTCGGGCCGCAGGTGCCGGCCCCGGCTGCTGCGCGGCTCGCCAACGACGCCCTGGCGTACATCAAGCCGCCGGAGGACGGGCTTCGGCCCCGAGTTGATGCTGCCGCTCCTCAACAGCTCGGCCGGCGCCTTCTACGCCCACATCGACCGGGATGGCGGAAACCCGGTGATGCTGCAGATCGATCCCTTCAGCACCGAGCCGGTCCGACTCCTCACCAAGGCGCGCCGCGTGGGATGGCTGCGCACCACCGAGAGTGCCGCCCAGTTCGGCCCGGCGCCGGTGCCGACCGATGGATCGGACGTGAAGGCACCCTACGCCGCGCCCGAGTACCGCATCGACGCGACCATCGCCCGGACCGGCATGGGCGAGGCGCGCTTCTCCGCCATCACCACCATGCGGATCACCGCCAGCGAGGCGGTCGGTCCCTGGCTGCCGTTCTATCTCGCGCCCATCACGGTCGACTCGGCCCTCCTCCCCGACGGCCGAGCGTTGGCGCTCCAGAAGGCGAAGGACGGCACGCTGCTCTGGCTCGGCCTCCGGCGCCACTCCCGGCTGGTGGCTCCACCACCGTCCGACTGGTGTATGGCGGGGACCTGATCGATCGCTACGGCGACTTCTTCTTCCTCAAGTCCTCGTCGGTCTGGTACCCGCGGCCCCTCGAGAGTCGGCAGCGCGCCAACTTCGACCTGACCTTTCACACCCCCGAGTCCTACCGCTTCGCCTCCGTCGGGCTGCTCAAGGATTCCACGGTCGCCAACAAGGCGCTGACCACGCACTGGGTCAGCGACGGCCCGATCCGCAACGTCTCGTTCAACCTCGGCTTCTTCGAGGACCACCTCGTCGCCAGCAACGGGAAGCGCCCCGAGATCGTCGTCCTCCACTCCGACCAGGCGCTGCGGTCGTTCGGGATGCGCTCGATGGCGAAGGCCAAGGAATCGGTGGGCCAGGACGTCTCCCAGGCGGCAGAGTTCTTCACGGCCGTGTTCGGAGAGACGGACCATAAGCGATTGTATGCGACGATCATCCCCTACGGGCATGGGGAGGCCTTTCCCGGCCTGATCCACCTGAGCTACTCCACTTTTGCGGATGACGAAGGCGCGAACGGCGACTTCAACCAGTTCTTCCGCGCCCACGAAGTAGCACACCAGTGGTGGGGGGATTGGCGTGGACTTCGCCAGCTACCGGGACCAGTGGCTGAGCGAAGGCTTTTCCAATTTCTCGGGGCTCTGGTACACGCAGATCGCACTGAAGAAGAGCAAGTACTACTTCGATCAACTCGATCTCTGGAAGACCGACCTGCGCGCACGGCAGGGTGAGGTTGGCCCGGTCGGCCTGGGCTATCGGACCGCGACGGCGTCCGACGGCTCGGAGTACGGCCTGGTGGTGTACCAGAAGGGCGCGTGGGCGCTGCACATGCTTCGGATCCTGATGCTCGACCTCCGCACCATGAAGGAGGAGAAGTTCGAGGCCACGATGCGCGACTATTTCCAGACCTACAAGGGGCGCGCCGCTTCGACTGACGACTTCCGGCGGATCGCCGAGCAGCATGCAGGGAGCCCCCTCGACTGGTTCTTCGATCAGTGGCTCACCACGACCGCGATCCCCGAGTACCGGGTGGCATGGACTGCCGCTCCGGGAGAGGCTGGGAAGTACGTGGTCAAGCTCCGGGTGAAGCAGCAGAACGTGTCGGAGACGTTCCTGGCGTACGTTCCAATCAAGCTCGAGCTGGAGGGCGGGGGGGTGGCGAGGCTCCGGGTGAAGGTGCAGGGGCCGCTCACCGAGATCTCCCCTGCCACCGATGCCGGCGAAGCCGACGTCGCTGCTGTTCAACGACCTGTCAGGTGTGCTGGCGGACGTCCGCATGGAGAAGTGGTAGGGCGAGTCGCCATACCTGAAAGCGCGAGGGGGTTTCCTTGGACGGTTTCAATTTCACCGACCGTGTCCGGCATGGACTCCAGTTGGCCCGTGAGGAGGCAGGCCTCCTCGGCCACGAGTACGTCGGCCCCGAACACCTGCTGCTAGGTCTGCTCCGCGTCGGCGGCCGCGGCCTGGCGGCGCTCGAGGCCCTCCCGGTCTCCATTCCGGACCTTCGTGCCAACCTGCTGGCAGGGCTGACGCCTGGTCGAAGCGTCATCGCCGACCCCGAGTTGCCCTACACCTCGCGCGCCAAGAAGTCGTTGGAACTCGCGATGGTCGAGGCCCGTGAACTCGGGTATACCTACATCGGCACCGAGCACCTCCTCCTCGGGCTGCTCCGCGAAGAGAAGGGGATCGCCGCGCGAACGCTGCTCGCGGCCGGCGTCACGCCTGCGATACTTCGGGCTGAGGTCGTCCGCTCGCGCGGGAGCTCGGCGGACGCAACCCCGGCGGCGCAGCGTCGGCGCGATCTGGTGCCGTCGCGGTGACCGTGGTGCTCGAGCATGCTGATGGTCGAATGGTCGCCGCCAAGTTTGCCGATCGGGCAGCGCGATCAGCTACCTGGCTGGGTCCGCCGAGGGCTGACATCGGTCACTCTTGCCCCCCGTGACCACTGCCCACATCCTTGGGAAGCCCACGCGAAGCATGCCATTCACCTGTTGAGCGGGATCTGACCATCCATCCAGCCATCACGCGATCCGCCCTGGTCGCCATCCTGACGATGGCGCCGGCGCACGCGCTCGTCGCACAGTCGCCGCCCAAGTCCACCCGCGCATCGCGACTCACGGGGCAGGCACCACAGATCGATGGCCTGCTCGACGATGCCGCCTGGGCCAGCGCGACGGTCATTTCGGATTTCGTGCAGCGGGACCCCGACGAGGGGAAGGCGCCGAGCGTGGGGACCCAGGTCCGTATCCTCTATGACGACGACGCGCTCTACATCGCGGCGCGGATGCACCGGCCGGACGCCCACGCGATTCGCCGTTCGATCAGTCGGCGCGACTCCGAGAGCGACGCCGAAGTCTTCACGGTGTCGCTCGACCCGTACCACGACCGCCAGACCGGGTACTCCTTCTCGGTCAACTCCGGCGGCGTGCGTGGCGACTGGTACCACCCGCAGGACCAGGAGGGTGGGCGCGAAGCGCAGTTCGAGCCGGTCTGGAGCGCCCACGCTCGCGTGGACGACCAGGGGTGGTCGGCTGAGATGCGGATCCCGTTTTCACAGTTGCGGTTCAACCCGGGGGACAACCAGATCTGGGGGCTGCAGCTCACGCGGAACATGCCCGACAAGAACGAGAAGGACAGCTGGGTCCTGATCCCCCGCAATGTGGCAGGGTTCTTCTCGAAGTTCGGGCAGCTCGAGGGGATCAGCGGGATTCCCGTGGCACGGCGCCTGGAGCTGCTCCCCTACGTCACCGGCGGGCTGACCTATCGCGCCAATGTGAACCCCCGGAATCCCTTCGAGGAGAAGGCATCCGGCCGCGTGGGGGGCGATCTCAAGATGGGGCTGGGTCCCAACCTGACCCTGAATGCCACCGTGCTCCCCGACTTCGGTCAGGTTGAGGCCGATCCCGCGGACGTCAATCTCTCCGCCTTCGAGACCGTGTTCACCGAAAGGCGACCGTTCTTCACCGAAGGGGCGGAGGCGCTCACCGGGCTCGCGCAGAACTTCATCAACCGGCCAGTCTATTTCTACAGTCGCCGCATCGGCGCACCGCCGCGAGGAACGATCAGCGGCGACTTCGTCGATCAGCCGAGCAACACCACCATTCTCTCGGCCGCGAAGGTCACCGGGCGGCTCACATCGGGGCTCTCGATCGGCATGCTCGCGGCAGTGACACCGTCGGAACAGGCCCGCTCCTACGATTCCCTCCCCGAGCGCTCCGATGCCGTCGCCGTCGAACCGGCGAGTGCGTTTGCCGTGGTACGGATGCAGCAGGACTTCGGGAAGCAGCAGTCGAACGTGGGGTTCAATCTCACCCACGCGCATCATTTCGTCGACGAACGCGGTGGCCTGCAGGACATTCTCGCTCGCGACGCCATCAGCGGCGGCCTCGACTTCAAGCTCCGGACCCAGCAAGGGAAGTACGAGCTCACGGGCTTCGTCGGGGGCAGCTACGTCGCCGGTGATTCGACGGCCATTGCGCGGTTGCAGCGCGGCAGCGCGCACTTCTTCCAGCGGCCGGACCAGGATCACATCCGGTACGCCACGGGTCGCACCTCGCTCAGTGGCTATACCGCCTCGCTCCGTCACGACAAGAACGCGGGCTATTCATTCTGGGGCATCCAGCTGCTCGCCCGCTCACCCGGCTTCGAGATCAACGATCTCGGGCGGATGCAGACGGCCGACGACATCGATTTCAACGCGGATTTCGGCGTACGCAATTCCAAGCCGAAGAAGGCATACCGCTTCTACATGCTCAATCTGGCCACGCGGGCGGGATGGAACTTCGGCGGTGTGCGCCAGTATTCCAACCTCGGCCTCAGCTCCAACCTCACCTTCAACAACTTCACGCGGGCCTCCCTCAACCTCTCCTACAACCTCCGCTCCACGAGCGATGTGCTCACCCGCGGCGGTCCGCTGATGGGAACCCCCAACTCGTGGAGTATCACGAGCGGCTTCAACAGCCGCCCGAACATTCCGGTGACCTGGAGCGTCAACCTTGGCCACACCGACGACGAACTCGGTGGCTGGTCGTGGACCGCGCGCTCGACGTTGTCGGTGCGGCCCGGCGCGCGCTGGCAGGCGTCCGTCGACCCGACCTACACGCGCTCCATGGACACCCGGCAGTACGTCACCACCAGGAGCGGCGGCCCGGCGGCGACCTTCGGCAGCCGCTACGCCTTCGCGACCGTCGAGCGGAGCCAACTCTCGGCGCGGTTCCGGCTCAACTACGCCATCACGGCCAACTTCACCGTCGAGGCGTACGCCGAGCCCTTCGCGGCGAGCGGCAAGTACTCGACGTTTGGCGAGCTCGCTGCACCAAGGAGCCGACTGCTTCGGGAGTATGGTGCGGCAGGATCCGGGACGGGGATTGTCCGCAATCCGGACAGTTCGTATACCGTGACGGATGGCGCGCAGAGCTTCGCCCTCCCGAATCTCGATTTCAACCGACTCTCCTTCCGCTCAAACCTGGTGCTTCGCTGGGAGTGGCAACCGGGGAGCACGGCGTATGTCATCTGGCAGAACAACCGTCAGCAGTTCACCCCTACGGCACGGTGGTCAGTGCGGGGCGGCTTTTGATGCGATCGGCGCGGACGGAGACAACTTCCTGGCGCTGAAGGTGAGTTACTGGCTTGGGGTGAAGTAGCGAAGCCACACGGTGGCCGCGATGGGCCCCGCCGGAGAACCGCACGCCGTCAGGGTGCAATCACGAGGTATCCAATGAGCACTTCCCGACGCCTACGCGCGGTTTTCCAGCTCGCCCTGATCTCCGCGGCCTGCTGGGGTCTCGTTGGAGTGATCCTCAACCTGATTGGGGCCATTGCCATTGGCCGGGATCTGGGCTCTTGGTCCCCGATGCCGGTCTTCGGCCTCTTCGGCTTCTATGGCTTGATCGCCGGGGCGGCGTTCGGTGTCGTCCTTGGCCTGTGGCGACCCGATCCCAATGGCGCTGAACTCCGGGCACGACGTGCCATCGGATTCGGCGGAATCGGCGGCGTGCTCGTCTTTCTCCTCGTGGCGGTTGTTGCCAGGCGATCGATGCCCGGAATCTCGATCGGCGACCTGGCAAGTGGTGCGGCGCTGTTTTCCGTCATTGGCGGTGTGACAGGACTTGGTATCCAACGGGTCGCGAGACGCGGGGCGCTACCGGCCGGCACTGACACCCCAAAGTCGATTGCGCCCTAACAGGCGTTTGCTGCGGTAAGGGCCGGACGCCTCGGCTCACGCCCCGTAGCTTTGCGAACGCACGCGCGGGCCGCGGCAGGCCCCGCCGCAGCAACGCACGCCGTTGGGGCAACTGAGGGTTTCTCGAACACGCGGACGATGATGCATCCTATCAAATGGCCTGCGACGGCGGTGGTCTTGGTGTTCGGGCTCTCAGCGTGCCGGGACCAAGAGGTGCTGAGTACCGAGCTTGCAAACGCGAGAATGGTTCCCATCGTGTGGGACACCTCTGCGTCGGCCGCTGCCAACGATTCACTGCAGGCTCCAGCAAGCACCTGTGCCCTTCGGTTGCGGGACTCTCTGACAGGCACGGAATACCAGATCCAGCGGCTCTCAAAAACGCGAACAAATCCGGGCGCTCCAGCAGGGACGGCCCCTGTCTGGGCGCAGCGCGGAGACTATGGAAGATCCTGCCTGAGCCGAACAAGGGCTCGCCGACCGCATACGTTCGCATTGAGTGTGGGACATGGAAGGTGGAGGGGCTTGTCCCAGCTAAGCGACGTGCGGCGACGCCCTAGGCCGGTGTGCAACCTGGTAGATGGTTGACTCCGTCATCCGGCTCCATGGTTGACACTCCGAGTTACTCCCTCCCGCCCAGAGACCACTGAATGTCCCGCTCCTCAAGTATCCGGCTCAGCCTCGCCACCCTCTGCCTCGCGGCGAGCCTTCCAGTCGCGCTGCCGGCGCAGGGCCCCAAACTGAGTGTTTGGCCGGTGGCACAACTGGACCCGATCGGGCTGGCGGGGAACAGCCGTTCCCCCGCGATGTACGGCGGGCAGTTGCTGCTGCTCTACCACCCGACGGACGCGCAGTGGCGCTACGGGGTCAGCCTGAGCGCCTCCGGCGCATCGACTCGCTCCGGGCCGGATCGCTTTTCCAGTACGTCGGCGGGTCTTGGCCTCGAGGCGCGCCGCCTGCTGGGGTCACCTGGCGTCCGCCCCTATCTGGTTGGCACGGCCGCGATCGCCAACCTCCGAGTCGACGAACCCTATGAGATCGGTGGAGGGCTCACCCTCTTCGGCGGGAGCGATGCGACGAGCGCGATCCTTGGGACGGGCGTCGGGGTCGAGGCCGAGCATGGCCGATTCCGGCTCTTCGCCGATGTGCAGTATCACTGGCGCAGCAACGCCATTTACGGCCGTTCCGCCCTCCCGCTCCGCCTCGGCATGCGCCTCGGCAGGGATGCGGCACCCTGAGCCGGGAGCGCCTCCGCGGACTGGGTGGCGGGGGTGGGCCCTCACCGGTGGCCGGGTGGCAGTAGCTTCAATGGAAGGGGGGGCAGTCCGGGGCATTTGTGGTTGCATGGCCAGCATGGAGATACCGTGAACGAACCAGGAATGCGTTTCCCCTCGAAAGTCGATAAATGGCTGGTGGCACTCGTTGCCCCCGCGCTCCTCGTCGGCCCGGTATCGCTGATTGCCCTCGGACAGACCGGCTCCATCGGTGCGATCCTCTTCACAGTGGCGGTGAGCGTTGTTGTTGCAGCGCCGATCGTCTGGATCTTCACCGCCACCGCGTATTTCGTGACCGACACCGAGCTCATCGTCCGCTCCGGTCCTTTGCGGATCGTGGTGAAGCTCCAGGCCATCGAGCGCATCCGCTCCACCGCCACGCTGCTCTCCTCGCCGGCGCTCTCGTTGGATCGACTCGAAGTCCAATACGCCAAGCGCAAAGCGGTGGTCATTTCACCCGCGGACAAGGCAGGCTTCGTGACGGCGATCCAGCGCCGCGTTCCGGGTGTTGTCGTGGAGCTCAAGACAGCGGGTCGAAGTTCGGCCACCTAGCCGCTGTCTGCTGCGGTGGGGGCCCGACGACTCGATCCGCCCGCTGTAGCTTCACGAGGGCACTCGCGGGCCTCGACGGGCCCCGCCTCGGAACCACAACCCTGTGGGCCCCAACAGGAGCATCATCTCCGTGCTGCATCTCGGTCCCCTCGTGGCGAGTCTCGTGTTGTGCGTCCCCCTCGGACTCGCGAGCTTCGCGCTGGCGGAACGGTGGCTGGGCAGGCGGCGCAATGCGGCGCAGCGCTGCGCGCGCTGCGACGGGCCACTCTATGCGCCCGGTACCCGTCAGGGACCTTCGTTGCTTGAGGGCCTTCAAGTGTGCGGGCCGTGCAGCACCAGGAGTCGGCAACGGTTGCAGCGCGCGCTTCTCCTCGCAGGGGTCCTCGCCATCCTGTCGGTCGGCGCTGGTGTCGTGCTCGCGATCTCGGAAGGCGGCGTGTGGTGGGCAGCTCCGCTGGCGGCGGCCGTTGAAGGCGCACTGTTGTATGGCGGGACGCTCGCCGTGATGAAGCGACTTAACCGGAAGCGGGCAGCTGAACTCGCAGCGAACGGTGAGATGTGGCCGGGGGTGGAAGCGGGAAGCGGTCGGACGAGTGTTCCACCGATCCGCGGCAGTGTCGCGCCCTAGGTAGCTTGGCCGCCGAACCGCACGCCGATCGATCACCATTCGACGGGGGAGAATCCCATGATCCGGCTTCGCCACCCCGTCAGCCTCGTCCTCGCCCTGGCGCTCTCGTCCTGTACCAGGAGTGCTCCGAAAGTTGATCAAGTGTCCCACCGGCTGGTGGTGGACACGGTGGCGAGCGCCGATGATGGCGTGTTCTTCCGGCCGGCCGATATGGTGATGCTACCCTCTGCGCAACTTGCCGTTCTTGAGTACACCCCCTCGTCGATCATCGTGATTGACCCATCCACCGGCGCCCTCGTGCGTCGAATCGGGGAACCGGGGAAGGGGCCAGGCCAGTTGCTCACCCCGCTGGGCCTTCAACTGGTCGGTGACACGTTGGTCACCCTGAACGTCGGGAATGGCCGCATCGAGCGCTTCCTCAGCGAAGGAAAGAGCCTTGGCTCGAGCCCGGCTCCAGATGGGATTGCGCTGGGGCGATTCGTCCTCAATCCCGACGGTGGCATCCTGGCACCGACCGCAGGCGCTGAGGGGACGCTCCTCCGCGTTCTGACTCCGTCAGGAGCGGTGGCGCATACCATTGGTCAGCCCGTTGTGGCATTCAACCGCGAGTACGACTTGGGGGCGTTCCGCCAGTTGGCCGCACAGGCCAAAGTGCCGCCCTACTACGCCAATGATGTCCTGGCCGCGATGACCGCTGATTCCCTATTCTGGCTGGCCTTTGCGTCTGTTCCGGAACTCGCCGTCTACGAACGCGGTGGCCAAAGGAAGGCAGTAGTGCGATTGCCAGATTCTGCCGCTGCTCCCATACTCGACGAGTATCGACGCCGGAACCAGGAGGAATCGCAGACTCCCCGGTTTCACCCGTTGCTCTACTTCGCTGACGTGCGAGTTGTCGGCAACATGGCGTGGGCTCTGCTCAAGAGCCCTCCCGATGTGGATGCGCGAGTCCTCGTCGCTGATTCCAGTGGGAGGGTGGTCGCTGATCTGGTTTTTGCAGGAGCAAAGGACGTCTGGCGGATTGCCCCCGATCTGTCGCGGGGGAAGATCTATCTCAGCTCAGCACCGGCCTCCGAGATCTACAGCGCCACGTTGCCGAAGGCGCTGGTCAGGTAGCAGCTAGCTCGCGAGCGTGGTTTCCTAGGAGGAAAATGTGAAGCGCTTTGTGTCGTCCGGCGGCCGTCTCCTGCTCGCCATGCTCTGCTTTGGAGTGATGGGACTCTCGGCACAATCACTCGCTTGCCGGGAAGGCCCCAAGACATCCGGCCCGGAGACTGTCGGCCGGCTTGAGCCGTGGCCCGCGCTTTCAGAGGAGCTCTTCATCGGCCCGGATGCCCGCTCCACGCTTCTCGCGGATGGCAGCGTCGTGCTCGTTGATCGCGCGAAGAACGACTTGATCCGCATCGATCGGACATCGGGACGAATCACACGACTGGCGCGCCAGGGCGAAGGCCCCGGCGAGATCAAGGGCGTGATTGCCGTGCTGTCGGGCCCGGGCGACACAATCGCGGTGATCGATCTCGGCAATCACCGAATCATGCGGTGGACCCGGTCGGGTAAGCCGGTATCGTCACAGCCATACAAGTTTCTTCCGATCCCAACCGCACATTGGCAGCTTGGACCTGAGCTTGTCGAGGTTGCGCGCTCCTTGGGGGCACGCGGCAAGGCCGAGGCCACGGAGATGAGCTTTCGACTTCTCCGAGCCGACAGCACCGTGGTCCTCCGTAGCTTGAAGCTGCCGGACCCGCCGAGCGAGATCGGGATCTTTTCCCAGACCGGCATTTCTGCACCGCTCGGTGT
Proteins encoded:
- a CDS encoding PH domain-containing protein — encoded protein: MALVAPALLVGPVSLIALGQTGSIGAILFTVAVSVVVAAPIVWIFTATAYFVTDTELIVRSGPLRIVVKLQAIERIRSTATLLSSPALSLDRLEVQYAKRKAVVISPADKAGFVTAIQRRVPGVVVELKTAGRSSAT
- a CDS encoding carbohydrate binding family 9 domain-containing protein, yielding MAPAHALVAQSPPKSTRASRLTGQAPQIDGLLDDAAWASATVISDFVQRDPDEGKAPSVGTQVRILYDDDALYIAARMHRPDAHAIRRSISRRDSESDAEVFTVSLDPYHDRQTGYSFSVNSGGVRGDWYHPQDQEGGREAQFEPVWSAHARVDDQGWSAEMRIPFSQLRFNPGDNQIWGLQLTRNMPDKNEKDSWVLIPRNVAGFFSKFGQLEGISGIPVARRLELLPYVTGGLTYRANVNPRNPFEEKASGRVGGDLKMGLGPNLTLNATVLPDFGQVEADPADVNLSAFETVFTERRPFFTEGAEALTGLAQNFINRPVYFYSRRIGAPPRGTISGDFVDQPSNTTILSAAKVTGRLTSGLSIGMLAAVTPSEQARSYDSLPERSDAVAVEPASAFAVVRMQQDFGKQQSNVGFNLTHAHHFVDERGGLQDILARDAISGGLDFKLRTQQGKYELTGFVGGSYVAGDSTAIARLQRGSAHFFQRPDQDHIRYATGRTSLSGYTASLRHDKNAGYSFWGIQLLARSPGFEINDLGRMQTADDIDFNADFGVRNSKPKKAYRFYMLNLATRAGWNFGGVRQYSNLGLSSNLTFNNFTRASLNLSYNLRSTSDVLTRGGPLMGTPNSWSITSGFNSRPNIPVTWSVNLGHTDDELGGWSWTARSTLSVRPGARWQASVDPTYTRSMDTRQYVTTRSGGPAATFGSRYAFATVERSQLSARFRLNYAITANFTVEAYAEPFAASGKYSTFGELAAPRSRLLREYGAAGSGTGIVRNPDSSYTVTDGAQSFALPNLDFNRLSFRSNLVLRWEWQPGSTAYVIWQNNRQQFTPTARWSVRGGF